The region TTTATAGTGAGTGCCAAAGAACTTAGCTTAGGATCTTCGATAATTTTACCAAGTCCATTCACTACTGTATTGGCAGGATCATTACAAATATTAATTTTAAGGTCGGTGTCATGTGACATCAACTGATCGAGATATTTGATATTGGCAGAACCGCCGGTAATATAGATACCAAGGTCAATTATATCAGAAGAAATCTCTGGTGGAGTTCTCTCTAAGATAATACGCATGGAATCTATGATAGACAATAGATGTTCTGATATCGTCTCATAGACAAAGGAGGAGGTGATCTCCTTCTCCATAGGAAGGCCCGTAACCACATCTCTACCATATACCTTTATTGTTTTTTCTTCACCTTTCAAAGCACAAGCCAACTCTTTTTTAATCGTTTCAGCTGTCTTATGACCGATGTATAGATTATATTGCTTCTTTACATTAAGAATAATAGATTCATCGAATTTATTACCACCAACTGGTACCAATTTGCTTAATACAATACCACCTAAAGACATGATTGAGACTTCCGTCGTATCTGCACCAATATTTACAACCATTACACCTCGTGCTTTCGTCACATTAAGACCAGCACCCAAAGCGTCTGCAATTGGTTTTTCTACAATACGAATTTTTCTACTTTTTGCGTTTGAATTTGCTACTAAGTCAAAAAAAGCTCTTTTCTCTACTTCTGTGATATCCGTTGGTGTGGCAACTAAAAATTCAGCGCCCGTAAACTTACCATGCTTCTTTCCTAGCTGGTCAAAGGCATGATTTAAAAGAGTTAACATATTCTCAATATTTGCAATAACGCCATTTCTAACAGGATAATCTACTTCGATATTGCTTGGCGCTTTCCCATACATCTCAAAGGCTTCGTCACCAATTGCGATGACACGTTTTTTATCTGCTATCGCAATGATATTCTTTGCATCAAAGATAACGCCTTCGTTTTTCTTATATATCTTAATGGTGCTTGTCCCAAAATCAATCCCATACAATTTTGCGGCCATAGTAAGTCTCCCTTCCAAATTACTAAATTACATTACTTACTTACTTACTTGGGAAGTTTTAATATATTATTCCCTGTTCCTTTAAACTTATATATCTATTGTCGCCAATAATAATATGATCCATAAGTGTTACTCCAAGTAATTCTCCTGCTTCTTTCATTCTTTTGGTAACCGCAATATCCTCTTTACTAGGGGTAGGGTCACCACTAGGGTGATTATGGAGCAATATGATATAGACAGCTTCATACTTCACTGCCAATAAAAATACTTCTCTTGGCGACATGATAGATGCATTTACTGTACCTATCGATATAATCTCCTCACGAAGCAACTTACTTTTCGTATCAAACATCAGCAACCGTGATTGTTCGGTTTTTAAGCTTCTCATATCCTGCATATAATATTCAGCTACAGAACTTGGATCAGTATAACGTATCCCATCAGCAAAAGTTGCTTTCGCCATACGAATCGACAATTCTGTTAAACAAAGAAGCTGAATTGCTTTCACTCTACCGATTCCATGAATACTCATAAAATCTTTTTGCGTCATACGTGAAATTCCCCGAAGTCCGGGATAAGTGTTCGAATAACTTAATATCTTCGCAGCAAGTTCTGTAG is a window of Lachnoclostridium phytofermentans ISDg DNA encoding:
- a CDS encoding rod shape-determining protein, giving the protein MAAKLYGIDFGTSTIKIYKKNEGVIFDAKNIIAIADKKRVIAIGDEAFEMYGKAPSNIEVDYPVRNGVIANIENMLTLLNHAFDQLGKKHGKFTGAEFLVATPTDITEVEKRAFFDLVANSNAKSRKIRIVEKPIADALGAGLNVTKARGVMVVNIGADTTEVSIMSLGGIVLSKLVPVGGNKFDESIILNVKKQYNLYIGHKTAETIKKELACALKGEEKTIKVYGRDVVTGLPMEKEITSSFVYETISEHLLSIIDSMRIILERTPPEISSDIIDLGIYITGGSANIKYLDQLMSHDTDLKINICNDPANTVVNGLGKIIEDPKLSSLALTIKQTYYGA
- the radC gene encoding RadC family protein → MKQFFSMKDLPASERPYEKCERDGAAALSDAELIAVILRTGSKETRSTELAAKILSYSNTYPGLRGISRMTQKDFMSIHGIGRVKAIQLLCLTELSIRMAKATFADGIRYTDPSSVAEYYMQDMRSLKTEQSRLLMFDTKSKLLREEIISIGTVNASIMSPREVFLLAVKYEAVYIILLHNHPSGDPTPSKEDIAVTKRMKEAGELLGVTLMDHIIIGDNRYISLKEQGIIY